Part of the Ictalurus furcatus strain D&B chromosome 28, Billie_1.0, whole genome shotgun sequence genome is shown below.
aaataaataaataagtaagtaagtaagtaaatgaaCACTGTGGTTACTTACACATGAAGTCAAATAACTTTTTGTCATATCCAAGTGAAGTCACCATTAGTCAGGTCCAGCTCAGACAGCAGATGATTTCTTGCATAATTCTACAGAAAATGCAAGtgcatcttagcaagtgaaaatacactcaccggccactttaacaggaacaccaGTACCCTTGtatattcatgcatttatccaatcagccaatcatgtggcagcagtacaatgcattaaatcatgcagatacaggtcaacagttttagttaatgttcacatcaatgagggaaaaaaactgatctcagtgactctgaCTGTGGCATTTTGTTGGTGCACTGCCTGgtctttttaatcttttaatcttTAACTGTTCAGTGtttccactgtagcctcagattccttaTATTTGGTCTTCTCATGAtgtagcccatctacctcaaggtttaacgatttgtgtgttctgagatgctttatAATTTTCTGTTCACCAGCATTGTGAagtgtggttatttgagttactgtagccttcctgtcactCTCCTCTGATTGCTCTTACAACAAGACATTTCTACATCCAGAACTGCCACTCATACCAATGCAGTAGTGATGCCTGGTATGAAAACATAGCTAATTAATGTCATTATAACTATGCTATTATTACTCACTTATTACTAATTATGCACACATTTTCCCCTTTTGAAAAAGCTCTCAATAAAATACACCTCAAATTGCGGCCTAGTACTATGTAGTGCATTCTGTCAGTAACTGTAcgtttcattaataaatatggCCAAAAACCACCTACTCATACAGGAAAAGGTAAATCCGATGACTTGCACTGAAGATTGTTATGTCACAGTTTGGACATGGGCACAGGAATGTGCATACAGGCGATGAGAGTGCTAGTTTCAAGAAAAGCATGTGTCAAATTGAAAAGTACCGACCTGCATCTTGAACCTGCGCCAGAGCTGCAATGAAGGCACTATACTCCTTGTTTTCACTGTCAGATTCCTGCCATAAGAAATTACaacattgtacattttatgtgaaaACACAGTGGGAAAATACAGATGTGTGACGAATTAAAGGAGAAACTGGTGGCTCTGTTATTCTGCTTGCAAGGTTTAGGGCCACTTGTCCCCTTAAGCCAGGCTTACACTGGAGGACGAGAGAAATCTTGTCATCTCATTACCGCTCACACTGCATGATTCAATAGGTCGATGCAGCGGATGAAAGGTGTTCACACTGTATGATACCTCATGATGCTCCTGTGACCTCAGGCGCTCACACTGCATGAATAACTGCCAAAGTTGAGTCCGAGTCACCTCAGTCTGAAAATGTTGACAAGCACATAGCACTCAGATGATGGGCGTGATCATGGTGGAactggtctcttccaggatgacactGCCCCCCACCCACAGGGCTCATTAAATGctttgatgagtatgaaaatgatgcaagtcatggggcagtggtggcttaggggttacggctctgggttactgaacggaaggttgggggttcaagccccagcactgccaagctgccactgttggacccttgagcaaggcccttaaccccctctgctccaggggcgccgtatcatggcctGTGctttgaccccaacttcctgacatgctggggtatgcgaagaaaagaatttcactgtgctgtaatgtatacatgatcaataaagactcattatcatatgCTAtgaccttcacagtcaccagatctcaacccaactgaacacctacGATACATTTTGGAGCAACGTGTTAGCACGCATTCTcgatcaccatcatcaaaacaccaatggAGGGAATATCTTTCGGGAAAATGGTGTTCGTTCCTCCAGTACAGTTCGAGAGATTTGTAGAATCTGAGCAGTGAAGCTGTTTTGGTGACTCGTGCTGGGCGAAAATGTTGCTAAGAcactttgtgttgtttttccttgTCACCCATGTGTATGATGGCTTAATTAATGGCTATAAGGACTTAGTAACTAAATTCCAGTGAATTGGCTTGAAATGACAGTAGACAGTGAAAAGCAAACCTCAAAGAAGAATCCCAAAATTGCTTGTCCAGTTGTGTCATTCAGTGCATCTTCTACAGCGATATATGTGTCCTTTAAATGCAGGATGtgcagctgagagagagagagagagaaagaattttTTCCGTGTTAACCGATGAAGCAAATGTGAGAGACCCCAGATATAATgacaaatttcattttttttaaaaaatcctagATCATCCTTTAGTCATGAAACCTACAAGATGTTCCCAGAAGAAAACCATCACACCCTTTCAGAACCTGGGATCTCGCAGAATTTCTCATGAACAAACTTAAATTCAGATTGATAcaagctattattattactatcctTTTATATCTcactttaacaaagaaaaaggtAAAAACATAtcttatagaaggagtctccagtgtccggaggacttgcattttctttgtcttattaacttcaagaaggGAACAACTGTTCATAGCTGCTCTAACCAAACTTCTTTTATGGACATTCCACTACATTAACTGTAATTATAAACTGTGAAAAGTATAATgtcatttatgaataaattactCATTATAATTGTTGGCTAATCTATGTGgtataggaggaataaaacacttcaggacatgctctGATTGGAATATAATCAACCTCAGGGTGATAATGCACCACATCagtttgttgattattttcctgtaatggtgttttttcccctcccaaaacaaaacatttaatacAGTGCTGTCTTATGAGTCTGTCACGTGTAAGGTGTAATACCATGTCTAAAAAGATATTTAATATTGCACAACTTAGCAAATAGCATTCCTCTTGCTCAATTAAGccctatttggaaaaaccatcCATCCTTCAATTTTCCATAACGCTTATCCTGCACAAGGTCATGTGCCCCAAGTTCACTGGGTGATACACTGAAGGCAGGGaataccctggatggggtgccatccaatcacagggcacaatcgcacaaacTACGGTCAATTTGAAAAGGCCAAcggcctacaacgcatgtctttggaatggcgaaggaaaccggagtactcggaggaaacccccgaagcacggggagaacacagggcggagacaggattcgaacccccaaccccggaggtgtaaACATTCTAATCACTATGCACCGTGCCCCCTTGGAAAAAAACATACGCTTGGTAATCAGTGTGCTAAAGGGCTATGACTGTACCTCCATGGGATACTGTTCTCCATCAAGGGTGTGTTCAGACCCAGGGCTGCCATTGTTGCCCCAGTGGAAATGCAGTTGTATAGCATTATAGGTGTGTAAGAGATTTCCCCCACTAACTGTGGCCCCAAGAGGTATGTCCAGCGAAACTGCAAGGAAACAAGTAAGGTGTTAAAAATAGACATGCATTCCTATAAAGAAAATATTGCCCCTGCAATGTGcaagtaacacttacttttccagtcttttgttgcccccgtcccaacttttttaagACGTGTTGCGATCATCAAATTCAGAATGAccttattattttcttaaaatgtatacatttcctcagtttaaacatttgatatgttttctatgttctattgtgaataacatatgggtttatgagatttgcaaatcattgcattctgtttttatttacatttattttcattttacacagcgtcccaacttttttggaattggggttgtatattaacttaaacatgtatcaacaaaaacatgtgaaagctgcccttgttgtgaaaacctgatctcctgaaataCGAATACGGTGAGTTCAGTATTGTAATAGAGTATTGTGAATTgtttatgctttagttattcaCTGTGCGTGTTTTAGTGCGTTGTTACAGAAAGAGCGTCTTCACAACGTGACTATCTAGCGCGTTACttaagttcaagttcacttGTGCATTCGTCATTTTGTGCAAAAGCAAGTTTTATTAggtttatgttgtgtatatgtctgattaatctcatatgtatgtataggatgcgtttgggtgagttaattaacccgctagtaaagcgcttcagtttaccaTTGTTAAGCGGCTCAATCCCGACATTATAGACTATGACTATAAGACTATACTTCCTGGACtggagaaactggagaacccagagaaaagcCATGCGGATATGGAGAGAACATGTAACACATGCCACCAGGTTTCCCTTTCAGCCCTTGCTACACACCTGTCAATCACGCGAGTGCCCGCTTGCCTTTCACATGTTTCCCATTTCCAATCTTATCATTCTAAAGTACATGAAGTTGTATAGAAAGGTCCAGGATTACCAGTTCGCCCGTTATTCTTCAGCATGCTGGTAAAGATCTTGTCATAGCCAGTGAATTTGAATGCGGTGAGACTGGACTCCTTCTTAGTTTTCTTGGTCACTATGTTGATGGGAGATTGTCTGttaccaccacacacactgttcacctCATTCCAAGCTGCTGGCCCTGCACACAACAGAGAGGTTTAACAGGATTAGATCAGATTTTAGCTGGTAAAAGTTGTATGGATCTACTGGACATAAAAAATTGTCTGCCATGATCAAGTCTATTATTACCTTTGCATGGCTGATCACAGGACATCTGGGACTGGTAGCACCAATCTGCATGAAGAAAGAAATTCAGCAGTGACAGGCAGGTTATGATTCGCCAACGCATTCAAGCTGTCATTACATTGATTTAGAATCTCATATTTGACTTGCCATTGATTTTAAGCTGCTCTCTATGCCTTCTATATAGGCATATGGCTTATGGCTGAGTGATTAGTGtgcttgccttgcacctctggggcgGGGGTttaaatcccacctctgccctgtgtgcatagaGTTtaaatgttctccctgtgctttaggggtttccttCCCAGTCCTAAAACATgtcttgtaggctgattggcatttccaaattgtccagagGTGGTACAATGGTACATTTATGTGAGCAAAATCCCTCAACTGTTCAGGTCATTGGTAAGACACATACAAATGTTATGATAatcaggcttttttttaaaaaaaaaaaaaacaacacaattttgTGCTGATTTTCGAACACTGCTACTCCTTCTTTAACCCTTGCTCTGTTCAGTTTAATCCTAAAGATGTCCAAGCAAGTATTTCCAAGCTTGTTTGTTGAGCACTGGTCATTTGTTTACAAAATTTACTTAATGGCCATAGTGGCAATGAAACAGTTTATAATGGCACTTGAAAGACATACTGCAATATCCTGAGGCCTTTTCGTACATAAAGGACGCTCATTTGGAACGTATGCCCCTGTGCTGTGAACCATGACATCCCTGATGGGCGATCTAAGTTGGCATATCATTAACTACAATGCCAGTTTGTTCATTGGTCCACAGTCCACATCTCATTTTTGCTGTTTATACATCAATCCTGCTTTGAACTTTTGAAGGGCACAAAAATGTTCCCCTTTCATCTATAATGTACATTACACAAACTGTGAAGGCAGGTTTAATCAGGCAGTAAGATCTGAatacactatttaaaaaaatctgaatctACTTTTATCCTAAAGCCAATTAGTGCTTGCCAGTTTCATTCAACTAGTGATTTCTGTTGGATCTGGCTGCACTTTGATTACCTGTATGTGTTCACTGACATATAGTATTTGAAACAATTAGAAGTTTACTGGATGTTCAGAGTAACTCAATTTCTGCCAACTGCAGAAAACAGGAAATGCCAGTATAAACCTCTAATATTGTGCATCTAATAAAATCACTTTATTACTTTGTTTCTAGATGTTGGCCTGAAAATTTTCTGGGAAACGTAAACAGGTTTGTCGCCAGTCTCTTTGCAGACGTTGTTAAAATCCTATTTCTGGCCCGTTTCTCTCCACACAAGAGCGGGAGACAGATGGCTCAAACTAGTGATGCGTTGTTTGCAACTGAGTGTGAGAGCCGAATCACTAAGCTGAaacatgttttttggggggttttttttctgtcttatttgCTTTTCATCATCTGGAGCTGGATGGTCAGCCATGCTTTTGACTCTCAGCTGTGAATGAGGGAGGAACATAAGGAGCATCTAATACTGATAAGTATTAGATGAACTAATAAGatctacaaacattctacataaagtgcacgtgcagacgtgtgctaacaacgcaggacagtacagtactactaaaacaggacaataggcacagtaagtgacagtgtagcgccaaacagtacacagttttagtgtggaagtgtctgatataacaagTGTAGTCAAGTGTATTAGGGAAggcgataataataataataataataatatgaatgtaGGGATGCTTACACAGTTGCCTTGTTGATTTTACAACTATTTTAAAGAGACtttataaaatgtaatgcatagtaatattattttgttactTAAAAGGTAGTGTGAGATTTTATCAATCTATCAGCCATAGTTAGGCAAAGGAGAACATTTACTGGAGaaaatttaacttttaaaaacttGAGTATCACTGTGACAAGTGGTGTTGAAAATGGAGGATGGATAGTCAAACTTTGTCTGGTTTATAGCGTTTGAGAGCaactcttaataataataataataataataccttacatttatacagtgcttttctagacactcaaagcactttacattgtatgggggagatctcctcaaccaccaccagtgtgtagcatccacctggaggatgtgacagcagccatagtgcaccagaacgcccagcacacaccagctattagtggagagagtgatgtagctaattgagagatggagattattaggggtacatgatagagaagggccaatggtggaatttcaccaggacaccagggttatacccctactcttttacgagaagtgtcctgggatttaacgtctcatccgaaagacagtgctgtttttacagtgtaatgtccccgtcactatactggggcattagaccccacacagaccacagggtgagcatcCTCTGCTGGCCTCATTAATAGcccttccagcagcaaccttagttttccccagaaggtctcccatccaggctcaaccctgcttagcttcagtgggaaaccaagCGAGAACTGCAGGGTACTATGGCAACTCTTGAAGAGTCGATTCTTATTAGTGAGCCgagtcaaatgatctgactcactgaacTATAACTGGCTACTACATCTACTATATACAAATTTAAATTAAGTAAAACATAATTTTAGGTATTAACAGAGCAGGCTAGCTAGCTTCTAATCTTACTCTGAAAGTTTAACCACCAGTCTGAGGTAAATTACTTATATTAATTACACTAGCCTTAATTAAACACATTAACGAAAATGGAGTCAGTGGGGAAAATCCGTCAGTgacatatctatatatctaccgcgacatttgaataaacatttactgtGGTACGCTATACTCCTAGTGAATATTTACAGGTAGCTAATACAAGTTATCTTGGTTAACTAGCTGTCCtgctcactttctctcactcaccctcGCTGAGGCAgcttttaaaaactaaaaccagaacCAAACACAAAAGCAGATTCCTCATGTTGGATAATTTCCAGAAGTTTCTACCATGCAGCTAACACAGCGATCAGTCTTTTAAAGTGACTCTTCACAGTGTCGTTCGCAAACGAGTCGGCTCTTTTAGGTGAACATTGAGAGCCGACGCACATATGAATCGTTTGCGGGttaccttttctttctttcttttctttttgttttgatgtAGCCGGTGTTGTTACGCTTGTAGAGTCATTTAATCAGAAATGCTTGACTGAAGCTTTTGTTCAACATATGTGCTGTTCTTTACCGTGAACAGGGTGTGCGATGTGTGCAAGAATCTGCGTGTTTGAATCTCAATATGCGACGTGAatgaatgttgtttttattcactGTAACGTATAGGTCGGTTTTTAACGAGACAGTTTCAGCTATAGATAAGCAAAGAAGAGCAATCACTGGTGGAAAATGTCGCAAACTCTGTACGGTTTAGACGCAAgataaaaaaatggaaatgattCGCTTGGGAGCCGAAAGAGTCGGCTCTTATTGGTGAGCTGagccaaatgatctgactcactgaaaagaatCGAAGTCCTCATGACTACTTCACAAACTGTTAGCCGTTTAGCATCTTTGTATTCCCgcctttttttcacattttattttaacattttatattgcGGTGTACTTAACCTTTGTATTTAACCTCATATtatactattatttttttatttatcccccccccccccccagtgttcTAATCTTAAATAATTGACTATAGACAATACATTGACAATGTATTGTATTGACAATATATCTTGGtctcttcttttgttttaaaaatgcgaTGCAATCTTTGTACTCATAACATTCTTtccgattttatttattatgcctAATTTTATAAGTTTTATCAAAttgtattatacattttataataaacatattttatcaCTGTATAAGTTTCGTAACCTTATTCAGTGAATCGCTACCttcatgaaaataatttttttaaaacgtatatatacactcactgagcacgtttattaggaacacctgtacacctactcattcatgcaattatctaatcagccaatcttGTGGCAGCAGTACGatgaataaaatcatgctgATACAGACCAGCAACTTtggtaatgttcatatcaaccGTCAGAATGGGGTTCATGTGAACATTACACAATCTAATCtgctaatctcctgggattttcatgtacAACAtcctctagagtttactcagaatgatgcagaaaagaaaaacatccagtgagcggcagttctgcggACGGagatgccttgttgatgagagaggtcaatggagaatggccagactggttctaAGCTGCCAGAAAGGCTACGCTAACTCAGATAaccattctgtacaattgttATGAGCAGataagcatctcagaatgcacagcatgtcgaaccttgaggtggatgggctacaacagcagaagaccacgtcgggttccacttctcTCAGCCAataacagaaagctgaggctgcaatgggcacaggctcaccgaaactggacagttgaagactggaaaaacgtagcctggtctaaTGAATCTCGATTTTCGTTGAGGCATACAGATgatagggtcagaatttggtgccaacaacatgaatcc
Proteins encoded:
- the LOC128603922 gene encoding carbonic anhydrase-like isoform X1, encoding MRNLLLCLVLVLVFKSCLSEDWCYQSQMSCDQPCKGPAAWNEVNSVCGGNRQSPINIVTKKTKKESSLTAFKFTGYDKIFTSMLKNNGRTVSLDIPLGATVSGGNLLHTYNAIQLHFHWGNNGSPGSEHTLDGEQYPMELHILHLKDTYIAVEDALNDTTGQAILGFFFETEVTRTQLWQLFMQCERLRSQEHHEVSYSVNTFHPLHRPIESCSVSGNEMTRFLSSSSESDSENKEYSAFIAALAQVQDAEGQAELAISLNSLILSERMLGAYYRYEGSETTPGCSESVIWTMFEQPIPLSRDQLAAFSTLKFNGGKPMVDTFRPVQPRKGRVVYRSHSGAAIPAMMFSFFLVMLRVFLALCLCNFY
- the LOC128603922 gene encoding carbonic anhydrase-like isoform X2, whose translation is MSCDQPCKGPAAWNEVNSVCGGNRQSPINIVTKKTKKESSLTAFKFTGYDKIFTSMLKNNGRTVSLDIPLGATVSGGNLLHTYNAIQLHFHWGNNGSPGSEHTLDGEQYPMELHILHLKDTYIAVEDALNDTTGQAILGFFFETEVTRTQLWQLFMQCERLRSQEHHEVSYSVNTFHPLHRPIESCSVSGNEMTRFLSSSSESDSENKEYSAFIAALAQVQDAEGQAELAISLNSLILSERMLGAYYRYEGSETTPGCSESVIWTMFEQPIPLSRDQLAAFSTLKFNGGKPMVDTFRPVQPRKGRVVYRSHSGAAIPAMMFSFFLVMLRVFLALCLCNFY
- the LOC128603922 gene encoding carbonic anhydrase 4-like isoform X3, with protein sequence MRNLLLCLVLVLVFKSCLSEDWCYQSQMSCDQPCKGPAAWNEVNSVCGGNRQSPINIVTKKTKKESSLTAFKFTGYDKIFTSMLKNNGRTVSLDIPLGATVSGGNLLHTYNAIQLHFHWGNNGSPGSEHTLDGEQYPMELHILHLKDTYIAVEDALNDTTGQAILGFFFETEVTRTQLWQLFMQCERLRSQEHHEESDSENKEYSAFIAALAQVQDAEGQAELAISLNSLILSERMLGAYYRYEGSETTPGCSESVIWTMFEQPIPLSRDQLAAFSTLKFNGGKPMVDTFRPVQPRKGRVVYRSHSGAAIPAMMFSFFLVMLRVFLALCLCNFY
- the LOC128603922 gene encoding carbonic anhydrase 4-like isoform X4, translated to MRNLLLCLVLVLVFKSCLSEDWCYQSQMSCDQPCKGPAAWNEVNSVCGGNRQSPINIVTKKTKKESSLTAFKFTGYDKIFTSMLKNNGRTVSLDIPLGATVSGGNLLHTYNAIQLHFHWGNNGSPGSEHTLDGEQYPMELHILHLKDTYIAVEDALNDTTGQAILGFFFEESDSENKEYSAFIAALAQVQDAEGQAELAISLNSLILSERMLGAYYRYEGSETTPGCSESVIWTMFEQPIPLSRDQLAAFSTLKFNGGKPMVDTFRPVQPRKGRVVYRSHSGAAIPAMMFSFFLVMLRVFLALCLCNFY